The nucleotide sequence ATTCCTTCGGAAATCGGTTTGACTTTTCCGGCAATTAATTCACGCTGGAATTGATTGAACAGGCGGATTGCAATCCGTTTGTCTTTTGTTGCTCTTCGCTGGCCTGAGAAGCACAGGGCTTTTCTTCTGGCTTTTCCGTTTTCCTGCCATTGAGCATAATATGTGCCTGTTTTGGGACGTTTCCATAATATAGCCATAGACAGGCCATAATTTATTTTTAATCTCATGTCAATTATTATACTCTCTCTGACAAGAACCAATCGTCAATTGATTGCCGATCAATTATCCATTGTCCTGATCGTTTATGAGCGTAGATATAGCCGTTATCAATCCATTTTCGCATCGTATCTCTTGATTTGACCTTGGCATACAACATAGCCTCTGGAAAGGTGAGCCACCTGCCCGGGGCGATGTTTGACAGAATGTCCGCCCTTACCTGCTCTGCTATCAGTTGCGCCAGAGACGCTATGTCGTCATGGGATACGTTCATTTCAGATTAATTTATATTTTTTTAGTCATTAGAGTTGCTTTTGTTGTTTTTTATAACTCAACCGCTCTTTTTTCCGCTTCATTACTTTAATATCCTCGCAAAGTATGCAGTCCATGATAGTTGGCAAGTCTGTCATGTTCA is from Anaerolineae bacterium and encodes:
- a CDS encoding helix-turn-helix domain-containing protein; the protein is MNVSHDDIASLAQLIAEQVRADILSNIAPGRWLTFPEAMLYAKVKSRDTMRKWIDNGYIYAHKRSGQWIIDRQSIDDWFLSERV